CATGATGTGTTCTTTACTTGTCTTCAGATATGTGTGAATTGTTACAGTAGTCTATATCATATTTTCCTGATTAGTTTATGTCGTTGACTGAGAATTTATTGTGTTATCTTGGAGTTCATTGTAATTGTTTTGGGTTCTCTTGTTAAGGTCCTTAACTTTTTCTTGTGTGCAGGAGCTTCAAATTGGTTGAGTGTGTGATAGCTAGAAGATTCAGAGAAACCGCGTGGTCTTTGTAGCTAACTGAATTTGGTTTGTAGAAAATAGAAGTTTAGCTGCATATATCGTAGTGCAGTTGTTGAAATTGACTTCAGAATCACATCGAGGTCCTGCTAAATGctattgaattttatttatagacaGAAAGAAGGGTAATAATAAGCTTGCGAAATCTTGGAGTCATGCCTGTATCAGGAAATGAAGAGgtgtttatttcattttccaaattactgctAACTGAGATTAGAGTCTCGTAcgaatttattgtttttctgaATATTGATCAATTAAATCTTCTATTGGCAGACTGGGGTTAAACCCGTTATCCGGAAAACTAGTGATTATGTTGCAGGTGTTCCAATCAAGAAAAGGAGGTTTCCTATAATGAGGCCTCCTTCACCTCCTTCTGAAGAACCAACTTTGTTTCCTAAAACAGAAGAATCATCTTCCTTTCCTTCAAAAAATGATTCACTACAGAAGGAACAATCTAGCCCATCTCAAGGGTCGACTCTTTCATATGCTAGCATAACCAGTTCTGGATTTTCTGATACAACAAAGTATTCTGAATCTGATTATAGAAGAGGAAGGTCTGATGTTACAAATGTTAAGGTGGCCCGAGGCAATGATAATCTCTTTAGAGTCAAAGTTGAAGAACCAAGCCCCACAGTTCACTCGGGTTCTTTGGATGACATGCAGAGGAAAGGGAAGCCTGTGTTGGCTGATAATCCGGCTTCTCAGGTGACCTTAGGGAAAAGTGAGTTGACTTTAGCACCAAATGAAGCTCATGCGCGTAATTTGGGGAAGGAGATTATGCATAGCAAAAGTAAAGTAGAAATGAAGTGTAAAGAAGAAATTCCTGCTGTTGCTGAGAGTACTGAATTATCATTAGGTTTAAAGGAAAATCTTGTTCCAGCTTTGACAGGCCAAAACAGTGGCGGTGATGGGAGTCAGCGGAGTCAGGATAACTTGCCTATTTCACTGAATTTGTCTTTAAgcgaagaaaaaaacagcagCCAGTGCAAAGGAAATGGTGAAGATTTGAATCTTGATGGGGCTGACAAGCGTGCATGGCGGGCAAACTGGGATTTGAATACACCAATGGATGCATGGACAGATTCTGTGAGTGATGCTTCTGAATGTGTTGACGGAATCAATGCAACGGGTGGGGCAGGTGATGCAAAGCAGTTGATTGGTTCAACTGGAATGGTTGGAGCCGGTGTCAATTCAGAAAAACAGACCGTTGTTGATAGTCAGAACAGAACTAATATCACCGTCTCATCCGCACTTGCTAGCCAGCAGTGTAATTCCAATGACACCCTTCTTTTACGGCTTAGTTCATCTTGCTCACAGTTGAATCAGTGTCAAAACACTTCTAGTGCATGCAGTAAATTGGATTTGGACATGGACAGGGTGATTTCTTCTACAAACTCGCCTAGATTGGCTGGGCCAGTTAGAACACTGAACACAGGTAATCGTAGAACTGTAAAATCAGAACCATTTGATGAGAGTGTCAAACTGGATGTTAACATAGCTAAATCCACTAGTACGGGATTTTTAGATAGTAATAGAGCAGGGAAACGTGCAGTTGTTGAGCAGTGCACTCTTGGAGCCGTTAAGTCTTCAAATATGAGCACCCAAAAGTTGGTTGATCCTAGATCCATAAAATCTGAACCAAGTATTGTGGATAATCAAGAAACCATAAATTCCATTGAAGGGACATCAGTTCATCTGGATAAGCATGTGACACAAGGTCTGGATAATTGTTCTAGTGACATGACGTTGCCTATGACTGCAGAGATGTCTTGCCTTTCTGGAAAGCCTTTGTGTTTAACAGAGTCCACAGGGAAGCCTTCTTGTTCAACAGAGTTGACTATGAGTAGGGATTTGACAAAGCATACAGGAAGCTTGAATGCAAAGGCACCTCAGGAAGCTTGTCAAAGCAAAGAGCAAATTGCTGTAACTCTGGGTCTTGACACTAAGGGAAACAGTATGAGAACTGAAGATGATAATGTTGACCGCGGTTATAAATTGAAGTTCATGAATGATCACCCCCTTGATTCACGTGGAAGTGGTGAGGATTCTTCCAGTGATGAGGAAAAGATAAATATCTCAGCAGATATGTTGGAAGATTCTTATGGTTCTGATTATGAATCAGATGGTAATCATGCTTTGGATACAGCTATTGATACAGAACAAGATGCTAAAGATGATGATTATGAAGACGGTGAGGTTCGAGATTCAATTGAGCAGACTGCGGTAGAGGAACTCATATGCAACGCAAGAGAAGCGGAACATGTTGATAATGGTGATTTTGATAATAACCAGACGGATTTTGTGGGACCTGTTAACAATGCTCATCCTACTTCATTTTATATTGAGGCTAAAGACAACAAAACAGATCAGCTTGCTGAAACAAGTAACAGTGATTATAAAGAATCTTTTGATGTAGTTCTTAATGATAAATCTGATAAGGGCTCTGATAAAGATGTGTGTTTGCAAGAAACATTGGCTGTTGAAAAGCTAACCAGAGGAGCTGGTGTGAAAGGGTCCATAAAGGATGTGGGAACAGAACCACTTGATCAATCAGGGAATGAGGATGCCCAGAAATGTCAGGATGGAGAGTTCTCCGAGCAAGTCACTAATGAAAGCCAAGGATATGATCATGGTACAGAGCTGGATGTTAATAAAACTGACCTGGCACCATTGAGTGATTCAAATTTGTCCAAAACATCTGGTAGTGGTGATAATGCTGCTAAGGATACCACTAATGGAGGACAACGGAGCAGGATCATAACTTTGCCTCGATCTTCAACTGTTTCTCCTAGTAAATCAAGATCTATTTCAGGACTACCATTGCCATCAAGAGTAGTTGGAAGAGAAATATTACCTGATGTAACACCGGAGGAAGATAAAATACATCCTAGAGGGAGGTGATTATTTTCCCCTGATTTTCTGTTTActcttttgtttgattttgagcGTTATAGTTGTATCGTAACCTAATTCTTCCACCTTTGTCCCTTTTTCCAGAGGTGAACTGTATGTTGATAATGCCCACAGATTTTCAAGGGAGCGATACCAAGATCAATCACTGAGATATGCTAGATTGGGTTTTAGACGTGGTAGAGGGAGGATGAATAGTCGCGGTGATTGGGGTTCTGATCGTAACTTTGCTTCGGAGATTTATAATAATCAAACAAACTATCGTGTACCCAGACATAAATATGCACCTGATGTTTCTGATGCTGACCTTGAATATAACACTTATAATATGGGTTCAGATAGTGCATATGTTAGTACAGGTCGTGGAGGGAGGCAGATTCAAAatgatggaccaatcaaccACCGTATACCCTCAAGGAGGCGATCTCCTGTTGGAACACATGCCATTCACATGGCTCGCAGAAATCCAAGAAATATTAGCCCAACTAGATGCATTGGTGAAGATGCTTCAAATTTGGTTGGAATGAGGCATAATGAGAAGTTTATGAGGAGTTTTCCTGATGATAATGCAGATCCCATGTTCACTCGTACCCAGTCTTC
Above is a window of Prunus persica cultivar Lovell chromosome G2, Prunus_persica_NCBIv2, whole genome shotgun sequence DNA encoding:
- the LOC18787245 gene encoding uncharacterized protein LOC18787245; translated protein: MPVSGNEETGVKPVIRKTSDYVAGVPIKKRRFPIMRPPSPPSEEPTLFPKTEESSSFPSKNDSLQKEQSSPSQGSTLSYASITSSGFSDTTKYSESDYRRGRSDVTNVKVARGNDNLFRVKVEEPSPTVHSGSLDDMQRKGKPVLADNPASQVTLGKSELTLAPNEAHARNLGKEIMHSKSKVEMKCKEEIPAVAESTELSLGLKENLVPALTGQNSGGDGSQRSQDNLPISLNLSLSEEKNSSQCKGNGEDLNLDGADKRAWRANWDLNTPMDAWTDSVSDASECVDGINATGGAGDAKQLIGSTGMVGAGVNSEKQTVVDSQNRTNITVSSALASQQCNSNDTLLLRLSSSCSQLNQCQNTSSACSKLDLDMDRVISSTNSPRLAGPVRTLNTGNRRTVKSEPFDESVKLDVNIAKSTSTGFLDSNRAGKRAVVEQCTLGAVKSSNMSTQKLVDPRSIKSEPSIVDNQETINSIEGTSVHLDKHVTQGLDNCSSDMTLPMTAEMSCLSGKPLCLTESTGKPSCSTELTMSRDLTKHTGSLNAKAPQEACQSKEQIAVTLGLDTKGNSMRTEDDNVDRGYKLKFMNDHPLDSRGSGEDSSSDEEKINISADMLEDSYGSDYESDGNHALDTAIDTEQDAKDDDYEDGEVRDSIEQTAVEELICNAREAEHVDNGDFDNNQTDFVGPVNNAHPTSFYIEAKDNKTDQLAETSNSDYKESFDVVLNDKSDKGSDKDVCLQETLAVEKLTRGAGVKGSIKDVGTEPLDQSGNEDAQKCQDGEFSEQVTNESQGYDHGTELDVNKTDLAPLSDSNLSKTSGSGDNAAKDTTNGGQRSRIITLPRSSTVSPSKSRSISGLPLPSRVVGREILPDVTPEEDKIHPRGRGELYVDNAHRFSRERYQDQSLRYARLGFRRGRGRMNSRGDWGSDRNFASEIYNNQTNYRVPRHKYAPDVSDADLEYNTYNMGSDSAYVSTGRGGRQIQNDGPINHRIPSRRRSPVGTHAIHMARRNPRNISPTRCIGEDASNLVGMRHNEKFMRSFPDDNADPMFTRTQSSYEGIDGQFGRGNRNFSFVQRRGVPRVRSKSPIRSRTRSPGPWSSPRRRSPDGFGGPGELTHRRSPPVYRMERFRSPDGPCFPGEMVVRRNPPNDLRDMDSGRDHGPPRSVIPNRSPSGRVLLRNRRFDVMDPRERPNNDDYFGGPMHSGRLHELGADGNGDERRRFGERRGPVRSFRPPYNGADGETFHLNAKDGPRPLRFCPDDNTEFQERGNLRERDFDRRIKNRPGNAPRRMRGIEDQDGNYRHGGQAWHDGGFDDMSRVKRKRF